GATGCTCGCCGAATACATAATCGAAAATAAGGCAACCGTAAGAGCCGCCGCCAAGAAATTCTGTATAAGTAAATCGACGGTGCATAAAGACGTGGCGGAAAGACTCAAAAAGATAAATCCCACCCTGTACATAGCTGTAAAAGAGGTGCTTGATTTGAATAAATCAGAACGCCACATCCGCGGCGGACTCGCCACCAAAAGAAAATATAAAAAATAAAGGATGCGAATTTTCGCATCCTTTTTATATTAGGGCTTTTCTTTGTAAACTCTGACGTAATCCACGACCATTTCAGCAGGTAGAGCCTTGATGGACAGCACCGTTTTTCTCGCTCGGAACGTCACCCACCATCATTCAGAAAGCACCCTAAGTACCCGGTGGAACGGGGAACTTAATCAATGCCTCGTAGTAAGCATAGCCTTCCTCGACTTTTCAAAAGATAGAGTACCGCATCCGGCGAACAGCAAAATACAAGATATCACCAAAATAATACTCTTAAATAATAAAGAAAATCTTTTCATAACAATCTCCCGAGCTTTTATACTAAATAAATATCATAAATTCCCGTAAAAATCAACAATAGCCTTTGGAGAAAAAATACGTTTTAGGTTGCAAATGTCAAGAGGAAAAGCGAATAATTTAAAAATTTTTATTACGCCTTGACTTCCGTCACGATATACTTCGTATATCTTGCGAAAGCTCATCCCTCATCGGGCACGGCTTTCCCGATTAGAAAAAAGTGAGGACAATTCTGCTTCAAAGAGCTCAGACGAAGTCTTATAGTTATGTATCTTCCTTGGGTATTCGTTTATCCAGCTTTGAAGGTGATATATATCTTTATCCGAAACCTTATCAAAACTACTACCTTTAGGATACCAATAGCGAATCAAACGGTTACAGTTTTCATTACTTCCTCTCTCAGAACTACAGAACGGGTGACAATAGTATATCTGAGTGCGAAGCTTACGAGATTTGCAAGATTTTTCGAGCTCATTGGTATAAGCAAACTCGGTACCGTTATCTACTGTTATACTCTTAAACATCTGACGGAACTGTACGGGACCATACATTTTTTCAAGTCTATCTAAATTCTTTACAACTCCTGCAGCTGTTCTATCATACTTTAGGATAAGCTCATATCTTGTTTTCCTCTCTGTGAGAACGAGAAGAGCTTGTCCTTTTTTATTTGTACCTATTACGGAATCCATTTCCCAGTGGCCGAAGTCAGAGCGAGAGTATATTTCTTTTGGTCTTTGTTCTATTGATTTTCCATATCTGTTTTTCTTTAGTGGTTTTATATGGTTGTATTGTCTTTTTCTTTTTCCTTTTAGTCTTAGGTTTTCTTTGGTTAAATTTATAAATAGTCCTTGGTTTATGTAGTTGTATAACGTGCTAAGAGATATTTTAGTTTTAAAATTCAAATTGTTGTTGCGAATATAAGCAAGTGCCGCAGCAGGTGAGTATTTTTTGTGAACTATCAATTCTTCAATGCAGGTGACAAAGGCATAATCATTCTGAAGCTTAAGCTGAGAACCTTTAGCGGAACTTCTCCACTTATGGTCTTTTTCTGCTATATCTGCTGAATACACTGACACCGTTTCAAATTCTGAAGTAAGCTTTTCATACATACCTCTTTTTAACTCTCTATATACAGTTTGGAAACTAACTTCTATCGTATCTGCAATTGCTTTAACAGGAACACCTTTACTATACAATTTTTCTATTATTATACGTTCTTCATAAGTAAGCTTTTTTCTACATCTCATAACACAACAACTCCAATATTTGACAATTTTCTTTTAGTATAGTAATATTATAAACGAGGTGAGATAAATGGAATTAGCTGAAATAGCATCGACAGCAACAACACTTGTAATATCAAATTTAATAATAGGAATCATAATTAGCGTAATATCATTAGTATTACATATTATTTTCATTATAAGAGTATGGGTAATAGTTAGATATCACTATTATAAAATCAAAGACGAGGAAAGAGCAAAGAAAATAAAAAGAGAA
This genomic interval from Oscillospiraceae bacterium contains the following:
- the spoIIID gene encoding sporulation transcriptional regulator SpoIIID, encoding MLAEYIIENKATVRAAAKKFCISKSTVHKDVAERLKKINPTLYIAVKEVLDLNKSERHIRGGLATKRKYKK
- a CDS encoding IS30 family transposase; the encoded protein is MRCRKKLTYEERIIIEKLYSKGVPVKAIADTIEVSFQTVYRELKRGMYEKLTSEFETVSVYSADIAEKDHKWRSSAKGSQLKLQNDYAFVTCIEELIVHKKYSPAAALAYIRNNNLNFKTKISLSTLYNYINQGLFINLTKENLRLKGKRKRQYNHIKPLKKNRYGKSIEQRPKEIYSRSDFGHWEMDSVIGTNKKGQALLVLTERKTRYELILKYDRTAAGVVKNLDRLEKMYGPVQFRQMFKSITVDNGTEFAYTNELEKSCKSRKLRTQIYYCHPFCSSERGSNENCNRLIRYWYPKGSSFDKVSDKDIYHLQSWINEYPRKIHNYKTSSELFEAELSSLFSNRESRAR